From the genome of Bacteroides sp. MSB163, one region includes:
- a CDS encoding ABC transporter ATP-binding protein codes for MIEINDISKVFRTTEVETVALNHVNLEVKEGEFVAVMGPSGCGKSTLLNILGLLDNPTEGSYKLLGQEVGDLKEKERTRVRKGKLGFVFQSFNLIDELNVYENVELPLTYLGIKASERRRMVEDILKRMNISHRAKHFPQQLSGGQQQRVAIARAVVTNPKLILADEPTGNLDSKNGAEVMNLLTELNREGTTIIMVTHSQHDASFAHRTIHLFDGSVVASIAAQGV; via the coding sequence ATGATTGAAATTAATGACATCAGCAAAGTATTCCGTACAACGGAAGTAGAAACAGTAGCATTGAACCATGTGAATCTTGAGGTGAAAGAAGGAGAATTTGTAGCCGTCATGGGACCGTCAGGTTGTGGTAAATCAACTCTGTTGAATATCTTGGGATTGCTGGATAATCCGACGGAAGGTTCATATAAACTTCTGGGACAGGAAGTCGGAGACCTGAAAGAAAAAGAACGTACCCGTGTACGGAAAGGTAAACTCGGTTTCGTATTCCAAAGCTTTAACCTGATAGACGAACTGAATGTATATGAAAATGTAGAGTTGCCTTTGACGTATCTCGGCATTAAGGCTTCTGAACGTCGCCGGATGGTGGAAGATATATTGAAACGAATGAATATCAGCCATCGTGCCAAGCATTTCCCGCAACAATTGTCTGGTGGTCAGCAGCAACGTGTAGCTATTGCCCGTGCTGTGGTAACTAATCCTAAATTAATACTTGCCGATGAGCCGACCGGTAATCTGGATTCTAAGAATGGTGCGGAAGTCATGAATCTGTTGACGGAATTGAATCGGGAGGGAACGACGATTATTATGGTAACACACTCTCAGCATGATGCTTCGTTTGCACATCGTACGATACATTTGTTTGATGGTAGCGTGGTGGCCAGTATTGCGGCACAAGGAGTATAA
- a CDS encoding metallophosphoesterase family protein, protein MKLSKLLFIPLIGLFMGGCDMIDYHPYDVRISGQTDINNRNIEKIEANCKDKATIRFVTMGDSQRWYDETLDFVNHLNKRDDIDFVIHGGDYSDFGVTDEFLWQRDIMNKLKIPYVGLIGNHDCLGTGEETFRIVFGDPNFSFIAGRIKFICLNTNAIEFDYSRPIPDFEFINAQLDDRRDEYDRTIFSMHIRPFCFEFNNNVAQAFQYSIKQFPRLLFCTAAHEHRLFEEDLFEDGVMYYMSDCMKHRNYYIFTVTPDGYEREVVYY, encoded by the coding sequence ATGAAACTATCTAAACTCCTGTTCATTCCGCTTATCGGCCTGTTTATGGGCGGTTGCGATATGATAGATTACCATCCTTATGATGTCCGCATCAGTGGTCAGACAGATATAAATAATCGTAATATAGAAAAGATAGAGGCCAATTGCAAGGATAAGGCAACTATTCGTTTTGTCACTATGGGTGACTCCCAACGTTGGTATGATGAAACTCTGGACTTTGTCAATCACCTTAATAAACGGGATGATATAGATTTTGTCATCCATGGTGGAGATTACAGCGACTTCGGTGTCACAGACGAGTTCCTGTGGCAACGTGATATCATGAATAAGCTGAAAATTCCCTATGTCGGTCTGATCGGTAATCATGACTGCCTTGGTACAGGCGAAGAGACTTTTCGTATCGTATTCGGTGACCCCAATTTTTCTTTCATAGCCGGTCGCATCAAGTTTATCTGTCTAAACACCAATGCTATCGAATTCGACTACTCCCGCCCCATCCCTGATTTTGAATTCATTAATGCCCAGTTAGATGATCGCCGCGACGAGTACGACCGTACTATCTTCTCTATGCATATACGCCCGTTCTGTTTTGAATTCAACAATAATGTAGCTCAAGCTTTTCAATATTCCATTAAGCAATTTCCCAGATTGTTGTTCTGTACAGCTGCCCATGAACATCGTTTATTCGAAGAGGATCTTTTTGAGGATGGCGTGATGTACTACATGAGCGACTGCATGAAACACCGCAACTATTATATATTTACTGTAACCCCTGATGGATATGAGCGTGAAGTGGTCTATTATTAA